From one Suicoccus acidiformans genomic stretch:
- the secY gene encoding preprotein translocase subunit SecY, protein MFSFIKNAFTTREVRRRIFYTLFMLAVFRLGSHIPVPGVNAEALQLISRSGILGLLNTFGGGALQRFSIFAMGVSPYITSSIIVQLLQMDLIPKFTEWAKQGEVGRRKLNQATTYGAIIIGFIQSLGLAFGFNQLAGLGLVINPSMPTYLSIALILTAGTMLLVWMGEQITRNGVGNGTSMIIFAGIVAQVPQEIYAYFQQNIQGVEGVALRNSLLIALGIVLVYAIAIIIVVLMEQAQRRIPIHYSKKISGSKHTAHLPLKINSAGVIPVIFATSVISLPQTIFSFIDQEKASTWLQWVMRLFNLNDPIGVVFYTVLLIAFTYFYALIQVNPEKVAENLQKQGGYIPSVRPGKDTENYLTYLLNRLSGVGALYLTVIAITPIIAGMIWKDIPTALSLSGTSLLIVVGVAIETAKQIEGRMIKRRYKGFLYY, encoded by the coding sequence ATGTTTTCCTTTATTAAAAATGCATTTACAACACGTGAGGTCCGTCGCAGAATATTCTATACACTATTCATGTTAGCTGTCTTTCGGTTAGGTTCACACATTCCTGTACCGGGTGTCAATGCTGAAGCATTACAATTAATCAGCAGAAGCGGTATTCTAGGGTTGTTAAATACATTTGGTGGGGGAGCATTACAACGATTCTCTATCTTTGCGATGGGTGTATCACCTTATATTACATCCTCTATCATTGTTCAACTCTTACAGATGGATTTAATTCCGAAATTTACAGAGTGGGCAAAGCAAGGTGAAGTGGGACGGCGTAAGCTGAATCAAGCAACCACATATGGAGCGATTATTATCGGCTTCATCCAATCACTTGGACTTGCCTTTGGTTTTAATCAACTGGCTGGTTTAGGCCTGGTGATTAACCCAAGTATGCCAACATATTTATCGATTGCCCTAATTCTGACAGCAGGAACTATGCTATTAGTCTGGATGGGTGAGCAGATTACACGTAACGGTGTAGGTAATGGAACTTCCATGATTATCTTCGCCGGAATTGTTGCGCAAGTACCTCAAGAGATTTACGCATATTTCCAGCAGAATATTCAAGGCGTTGAAGGGGTTGCTTTACGCAACAGCTTACTGATAGCTCTAGGTATCGTTCTGGTATATGCAATTGCGATTATTATTGTAGTGTTAATGGAACAAGCCCAAAGACGCATTCCAATTCACTACTCTAAGAAAATTTCAGGATCTAAGCATACAGCTCATTTACCACTGAAAATTAATTCAGCGGGTGTGATCCCGGTTATTTTCGCAACATCTGTTATTTCTTTACCGCAGACAATCTTCTCATTTATTGATCAAGAGAAAGCATCCACTTGGTTGCAATGGGTTATGCGTTTATTTAACTTAAATGACCCAATCGGCGTAGTCTTCTACACCGTATTACTGATTGCCTTTACTTATTTCTACGCTTTAATCCAAGTAAACCCTGAGAAAGTCGCAGAAAACTTACAGAAACAAGGCGGTTACATTCCAAGTGTTCGTCCAGGTAAAGATACAGAAAACTACTTAACTTATTTACTTAACCGGTTGAGTGGAGTAGGGGCACTTTACTTAACAGTGATTGCTATTACACCAATTATTGCAGGGATGATTTGGAAGGATATTCCAACAGCCTTGTCACTAAGTGGGACAAGCTTATTAATTGTTGTCGGGGTAGCAATTGAAACGGCTAAGCAAATCGAAGGTCGTATGATTAAACGACGCTATAAAGGTTTTCTTTACTACTAG
- the rplO gene encoding 50S ribosomal protein L15, translated as MKLHTLKPNEGSRQSRNRVGRGSGSGNGKTAGRGQKGQKQRSGGKVKVGFEGGQTPLMRRLPKRGFNNINRKEYAIVNLETLNRFEDGATVNVETLKEAGIIKNELAGVKVLGNGTLEKKLTVQAAKFSKTAEEAITQAGGSVEVI; from the coding sequence ATGAAACTTCATACACTTAAGCCAAACGAAGGATCACGTCAATCACGTAACCGTGTAGGTCGCGGATCTGGTTCAGGCAACGGTAAGACAGCTGGACGCGGTCAGAAAGGCCAAAAGCAACGTTCAGGTGGTAAAGTGAAAGTTGGTTTTGAAGGTGGTCAAACACCATTAATGCGTCGTTTGCCTAAACGAGGCTTTAACAATATCAACCGTAAGGAATACGCAATCGTTAACTTAGAAACATTGAATCGTTTTGAAGACGGTGCAACAGTTAATGTTGAAACGTTAAAAGAAGCTGGTATCATCAAGAATGAACTTGCTGGAGTAAAAGTTCTTGGTAACGGAACACTCGAGAAGAAATTAACTGTTCAAGCTGCGAAGTTCTCCAAAACTGCTGAAGAAGCAATTACTCAAGCAGGTGGATCTGTAGAGGTGATTTAA
- the rpmD gene encoding 50S ribosomal protein L30, whose translation MANLEITLKRSLIGRKQDQIKTAHALGLKKTNKTVVQPDNEAIRGMTRKISHLVEVKEI comes from the coding sequence ATGGCGAACTTAGAAATTACGCTTAAGCGTAGCTTAATTGGCCGTAAACAAGACCAAATTAAGACTGCCCACGCTTTAGGTCTGAAAAAGACAAATAAGACAGTCGTGCAACCTGATAACGAAGCAATTCGTGGCATGACACGCAAGATTTCTCATCTAGTTGAAGTCAAAGAAATTTAA
- the rpsE gene encoding 30S ribosomal protein S5 yields the protein MEYVNPETLGEIEDRVVAINRVTKVVKGGRRLRFSALVVVGDREGHVGFGTGKAQEVPEAIRKAIEDAKKKMITVPMTGSTIPHEVLGEFCGGKVLLKPAAAGSGVAAGGPVRAIVELAGIQDVTSKSLGSNTPINMITATMEGLQQLKVAEEVAELRGKTVEEILN from the coding sequence ATGGAATATGTAAACCCTGAAACATTAGGTGAAATCGAAGATCGCGTTGTTGCGATTAATCGTGTCACAAAGGTTGTTAAAGGTGGACGTCGTCTACGTTTCTCAGCTTTAGTCGTTGTAGGTGACCGTGAAGGACATGTAGGATTTGGTACAGGTAAAGCGCAAGAAGTTCCTGAAGCAATCCGTAAGGCGATTGAAGACGCTAAGAAGAAAATGATCACCGTACCAATGACTGGTTCAACCATCCCTCATGAAGTCCTTGGTGAATTCTGTGGTGGTAAAGTTCTCTTAAAACCAGCTGCTGCCGGTTCTGGAGTTGCTGCCGGTGGACCTGTTCGTGCGATTGTTGAATTAGCGGGTATCCAAGATGTGACTTCTAAATCCCTTGGTTCAAACACACCAATCAACATGATTACTGCTACGATGGAAGGACTCCAACAGCTTAAAGTTGCTGAAGAAGTTGCTGAACTTCGTGGTAAGACTGTTGAAGAAATTCTAAATTAG
- the rplR gene encoding 50S ribosomal protein L18 codes for MITKPDKNKQRKKRHMRIRNKISGTAECPRLNVFRSNTNIYAQVIDDVEGVTLVSASSLDDNIEGTKVDQAKAVGKLVAERAQEKGIKTVVFDRGGYVYHGRVAALAEAARENGLEF; via the coding sequence AAACCAGATAAGAATAAACAACGTAAGAAGCGCCATATGCGTATTCGTAATAAAATTTCTGGGACTGCTGAGTGCCCACGCTTGAACGTGTTCCGTTCGAACACCAACATCTATGCTCAAGTTATTGATGACGTAGAGGGTGTGACGCTTGTCAGTGCCTCAAGTTTAGATGATAATATTGAAGGAACCAAAGTTGACCAAGCCAAAGCAGTTGGTAAATTGGTTGCTGAACGTGCTCAAGAAAAAGGCATTAAAACAGTTGTATTTGACCGTGGTGGATATGTATACCATGGCCGAGTTGCAGCATTGGCTGAAGCCGCTCGTGAGAACGGTTTAGAATTCTAA